The window TTAATTGGCGGCAGTCAAGCAGGATGGATCATTCCTTTGACGGCTCAAAAAAATAAGAAAATCAAATTTATGACGATATTCAGCGGGGCACTGATTACTGTGAAACAACAGCTTCGTTTTCAGTTTTACACCAATGGAAATTCAAGTTTTTGGGATACACACACAGAAGAAGATGCACGGAACCACACTATGACTGACCCAGATAAATATGAGTTTATAGATACTGATCCTTTAGATACTCTTACTAAATTGTCAATTCCAGGGTTATGGATTTTTGGAGGTAAGGATATACAGGTCCCTGTTAACTTATCCATTGAACTGCTGAACAAACTAAAGCCTGGCAGTAAACAGTATGAGTACAAACTATACCCAGACTTAGGCCACAATACTGCATTTTCTGATTCAACCGAACCAGTAGAATACGCCATCAAATGGATCAAAAACAGAAAATGATCTGAATAAGAAGCTATAAAGTAGAATGCTCATACAAGCCAGTATGAGAGAAACAACACTTCTGACCAGAATGTAAAAGTCAACTCCTTTCCATATCAATACATTACAAAAGTTACAGTATATATATTGTTTACTCTTCTACCCTTTTTGAAAAAAAACCTCAAAACCAACAGGCTAATAATAATCAACAGAGGCCCGAAGAAAACATTCTCATCCAATGGGATTGGGCTGTTAACAATGAGTTCCTGATTTTCTTCCAGGTAATCATTAGTCTTTACCAAAGTGGAATTGCAGCAATAATTTTCGTTTCCAATACAGTCTTCGTTTACATCATTACTCTCATCAGCAGCTCCCGAAACAGCTCTTCCCTGCCCGTTAGTATATTGAAAAGTAAACATTAAAATCAGAACGAAAATAAAATACAGACTGCTCATAAATAAGTGTTCATGGTTATTTCCCTAAAATATAAATTTTTATGATATATCACTGCATACAAAGAAGATAAACAAAGAAATTGATTACAATCCCTCTTCATCATCCTTAACAGATTATAATGAAATGAGTTAAAGATTCATATTTTACTGTTTCACCTGAAAGTTTTTGAAATCAAAAGGAATCTTCTGTACAGATTCTTCATTTTCAATGAACAGTTCAAGTGGAATATTACCTCGTTCTGCGGGTGTCATAGATTGTTCAAGCTTATAAAATGTATAGATCATCTTTGTTTTGGGATCTTTTAGAGTAAGATTGTTGTATCCGTAATCCAATTCATCATTCATTGTGGGAATAACCGGGATGATTTCATGGTTTTTACCTGCTGTTTTCGCAATGATCAGGTCATAATGATCAAAATTCACCTTTTCGCCTTTATTCATCTTGTAAATGATAAATTCTTTAAAAATTTCATTGGCTGATTCTACAGATACGATTCCAAAATAAAGCTTCGGATTTTTAGCCAGAAGTCTATTATCAATAAGATTCACATCTTTCTTTACCTCTTTTACTGTACCCAATACAAAATAAGAATTATTATCCTTTGAAGGCTTGAAATATCTGATAACTCCTCTGGCATTTACACTTTTCAACTGTTCTTTTGGGACTTCATAACGCACCAGAATATTAGCTCTTCTATAGATATTTTCTGCCTCATAATTATCAATCAATATGTTATCTTTTTTACCAGTGGCTGTAATAGTGTCAAATTTTATCAAATGAAACTTACCATTGGGCTTATTTTCCATTTTAAAACTCAATTCTATAAAATCAAAATACTGACCCGCCCGGTCAAAAAGAATATTTTGCTGGGAATAAAGACATGCAGAAAGGCTTATACCTACTAAAAGAAATAGTTTTTTCATTTTATTTTAAGTTTTGGATTATATAATACAACAGTAAGCCTTAGATTATTCTCAAAAAATACGATTTTCCCACTGATTAACAAAAATGAATTAACCTTCTGAAAATAGAATAGTTGCACACAAGCAAAATATTAAATAAATTTGAAAAACAACCCTATATCATGAATAGATCTTTGATGGATTTCAAAAAAATAAAATACTTCTTTATTGCATTCCTGATGGCAGGATTTGTTTTTACAAAAAACTGGATCATTGTACCTTATCAATTCCGATCCATCATTGGTTTTATTTTACTATTTGTATATGCTTGCGGAGTGTATACCCTTATTTACCGCCCAATCAGCTCAGAAAGTGAACTTAAAAAGCATCTATTCTTAAGACTTGGGATTCTGATCTTTTTCTTTCTCATTGCAATTGGTTCAATATGGCTTCTTAAAGAGCAGACCTTAGGGATAGGAGCAGGCCATATACTCTATATTGTGATGATGGTGATGGGCTATGCGATCTTTACTTATGCTGTCATTGAATCCCTGTTGTTATATGGAAAGAAAAATATGAACAGGTTGCTATTAACCTGGCCCTGGCTTTAGGTATATTATGCTTTGTGATTTTCAGCGGGTTATTCGGGTTTTAATCTCTTCGTATCTGCTTTTCAAACTATTCTTTCACAAGGATAATTCCTGCTTTTTCATTATAAAAATCATTTTTAAAAACTTTTTTGCCAACATAATGTTTTTGATAAAAATAATTATTGTGTAGTTGTGAGCCGCCTTCAACTCCCATTCCTATTTTGTGATCTTTCTTTAATTTGTTTCTGATGGCCTTAAAGATCTTTGCGGCATTTCTATCAGAATCTTTTGAAAGAATCCTAAGAGAAATCCGTTCGATAGAGTCTTCAGATACTCATCCTCCTTCTCCTTCTAACATAAAAGGAGCTGTTTCAGCTTTATACATATGATCAGATGAAATTCCATCAATCTCCTGAGAGACAATAAAAATCCAAGATTCTTTTCCCGGCAGTCTTCAATATAAGCATCTGAATTGCAGCAAGGAATTTTTCTCATCCCAAAAGCATCATCTTCATATTTTTCTTCTATTAGGAAGACTCCACCATTCTTTTCAAGAATATCTTCTACATACCTGATAAGATCTCTTAAAGATATTACATTAATCTAAGCCATCTGTCATATCAATTAAAATAATACGTTGCAGTAAGATCGCCGCTAAAGTCCGGTTTATTTTCCTGTTTCCTTGTATTGAGTTCGAAGAGCCTTTCTCCATTTTTATGGCCGGCCCGTATTTTTAACGAAAACCATCCGTTTTCAAGGTTCATGCGGATGCTGTTCTCATCATTAATGGTAGAGATATCTTTTAAATAACCAATACCTACAACTCTCAGCTCGTTATTAGAAGTTTGAAATATCCATCCTTCTGACTGTGCAGCAACTTCATCATGCCCCAATACGTGGTCTTCGTTAGCAGAAATACAGAATGAATAATAATCCTCTTCTACCCCTATTACAGGAATAGCAATTCCAGATTTTGTTATTACATCTCCGTGGTCATTTTCTACAAAATATTTCAGGATATTGTTTCCTGGCAAATTATGATCCTGCAGATATTTTGCTAAAAGCTCGGGGCTGTATATCACAAATCCTTTGAGTTCTGAAAATATTTTCTTCATATTACTTTTATTAGATTGGTTTAAAATATGATGTACCGAATCCGGTCATACTAACTCTTTTTACGATTCAAGACAAGCAGATCTCATCTTCATTGTTCGAAATTCCCTGATCTATTATGTGAATCAATCCAGTTCTGCTCTTGAAAACAAATCTCTTATCAGCGTTTCATCTTCACACGCTTGTTTAAAATCCAGAATAAAATCTTTTAGCTGATTTTGTTCAGACGAGTACGCACAAAACATCCCACCCTCAGGATCAAATCTTATATATTCTCTTAAATCCGGTCTTTTTTCATCCAGAAAAACCTGAGCTAATGAACCCCAGTCGTATCCATTTCCTTCAAAACCTTCATCTGCCCTGGTATCAAAGATTTCCTGTTTATAACTTCCCACATCTAAACATACCGAAAAACTGTTGGCATGCTCTACCCAAGAGAAGGGTTTAATGGTTTCCTTAAAGTGATTAATGTCCATGTTCTTAGGTTTTTATTTCTATTTTTCGGCAACAGCAAATACATCCTGAAACAAAAGTTTCAGAAAATAATTAAAATGAATTCATTAATAGATACGTATAAGCTTTATGAATTGCTGGTGGATCAGATACAGCTTGAACAGCTTTTGCTCTTTTCCTATTATCGGGTATCAGGATCTCTTTTTAATTGCCGTCATAGTATGTAAATTTTAATCGTTAATAATACTTTGTAATGATGTGATGGTATAACAAATATAAAGCGGTTATTTATATTCAAAAAATTTTAAAGCATCAATCTGAAAATTTGTAGTAGTTCTACGACTTTTAAATACTATTTCTGGTATTTCGAAGACAAAAAACACCCTAACCAACTCTGTTTTAAAATCATACAAGCGACACAACATGTTTATAAAAACATATTTTCTCGCCCGATATGGGATATAATTAACATTTTTGTTATTATTTTAAAAAATAGCTGCAAATCAATCCTCTGCAGCTCTTCTAATTTACTTTTGGTTGTGTTTCTGAAGTTCAAGTGCTTTTCTCAAATAAACATCAGACTGATCCAGAAACTCTTGATTGGTAAGCCGGATTTCATAATGCGGA of the Chryseobacterium capnotolerans genome contains:
- a CDS encoding alpha/beta hydrolase family protein, with protein sequence MNFLLLPFLFISNSLLAISSNFTTKNVKFQSEGISLSGTIFNPKNASAAVVIVHGSGQEKRMTEFATLLANNGIAVLTYDKRGVGESGGVYAGPEVGTNNVDSLNLNLLSLDASSAVDVLSKDLQNNRIPIGLIGGSQAGWIIPLTAQKNKKIKFMTIFSGALITVKQQLRFQFYTNGNSSFWDTHTEEDARNHTMTDPDKYEFIDTDPLDTLTKLSIPGLWIFGGKDIQVPVNLSIELLNKLKPGSKQYEYKLYPDLGHNTAFSDSTEPVEYAIKWIKNRK
- a CDS encoding immunity 51 family protein; translation: MDINHFKETIKPFSWVEHANSFSVCLDVGSYKQEIFDTRADEGFEGNGYDWGSLAQVFLDEKRPDLREYIRFDPEGGMFCAYSSEQNQLKDFILDFKQACEDETLIRDLFSRAELD